From one Lotus japonicus ecotype B-129 chromosome 3, LjGifu_v1.2 genomic stretch:
- the LOC130745628 gene encoding protein STRUBBELIG-RECEPTOR FAMILY 5-like isoform X1, whose amino-acid sequence MHHNLARLWIALLAVATAAVHCKTSSQDVAALNVMFSSLNSPKQLSGWKSSGGDPCGDSWEGIKCSGSSVTEINLSDMDLSGSMGYQLASLTSVTYFDLSNNNLKGDIPYQLPPKARFIDLSNNGFTGSMPYSFSQMSDLNHLNLAHNRLNNQLGDMFAKLTKLKELDVSFNSMSGNLPQSLKSLKSIKKLHLQNNQFSGSINVLASLPLEDLNVENNKFTGWIPEELKEIDSLQTGGNSWSTGQAPPPPPGTPPIKHHEKKGGSSVISGVVIAGIAFGVLAVIIVVVALSKRRRSSLPSSHFIDEERHSQHRSFTPLASQELCKDSGDDVSKEYKGFKSLDSTFDSTTIDIKTLQKTPSIGVRSSVSDCVQSYNDNEFANRLNSKRSTSVRCIPFSLSELQTGTANFASGRLLGEGSIGCVYRAKYADGKVLAVKKFNSSLVNGSRPEEFSQIVSSICKLHHPNIAELVGYCSEQEHILIYDYYRNGSLHDFLHLSDDFSKPLTWNTRVRIALGTARAVEYLHEICSPTIIHKNIKSSNILLDTDLNPRLSDYGLASFHQRTSQNLGAGYNAPECAKPLAYTLKSDVYSFGVVMLELLTGRKPFDSSKPKQDQCLVRWATPQLHDINAVEKMVDPALRGLYPPKSLFRFADIIALCVQAEPEFRPPVSEVVQSLVRLVQRSSMKMREDLGGFGRLDDYDD is encoded by the exons ATGCACCACAACCTCGCCAGGTTGTGGATTGCTTTGCTCGCGGTCGCAACCGCCGCAGTTCATTGCAAAACCTCCTCCCAAGATG TTGCAGCCCTAAATGTGATGTTTTCGAGCTTAAATTCGCCTAAGCAACTCAGTGGCTGGAAATCAAGTGGAGGTGATCCTTGTGGTGACTCATGGGAAGGAATCAAATGCTCTGGCTCATCTGTCACTGAAAT AAATTTATCTGACATGGATCTTTCTGGATCAATGGGTTACCAGTTGGCGAGCTTAACATCGGTTACCTACTT TGATTTGAGCAACAACAACCTAAAGGGTGATATACCGTATCAACTTCCTCCAAAAGCTCGTTTCAT AGATCTTTCTAACAATGGCTTCACCGGAAGTATGCCCTATTCCTTTTCTCAAATGAGTGACCTCAACCACCT AAATCTTGCTCATAATCGGCTCAATAACCAGTTGGGAGATATGTTTGCGAAGCTCACTAAACTCAAAGAACT GGATGTATCATTCAATTCAATGTCAGGAAACCTGCCTCAGAGTCTTAAATCACTCAAAAGCATCAAGAAGTT GCATCTGCAAAACAATCAATTCTCCGGTTCAATAAATGTCCTTGCCAGCCTCCCGCTTGAAGACTT gaatgttgaaaataacaaatttACTGGTTGGATCCCTGAAGAGTTAAAGGAAATAGACAGCTTGCA AACTGGAGGAAATTCTTGGTCAACTGGACaagcaccacctcctcctcctggTACACCTCCTATCAAGCATCATGAGAAAAAGGGTGGATCGTCTGTTATTAGTGGAGTAGTTATAGCAGGCATAGCTTTTGGTGTGCTGGCAGTAATTATAGTTGTTGTTGCTCTTTCTAAAAGAAGAAGGTCATCTTTACCTTCTTCACATTTTATCGATGAAGAGAGGCACAGCCAGCACAGATCCTTTACACCCCTTGCATCGCAGGAGTTATGCAAAGATTCGGGTGATGATGTAAGCAAAGAATACAAAG GATTTAAGTCATTGGATTCCACATTCGATTCGACTACAATTGACATAAAGACTTTGCAAAAAACACCATCAATTGGTGTTAGGTCATCAGTCTCTGATTGTGTGCAATCCTATAATGATAATGAGTTTGCCAATCGTCTAAATTCTAAAAGAAGCACATCTGTCCGTTGTATTCCGTTTTCATTGTCAGAGTTGCAGACTGGTACTGCTAATTTTGCCTCTGGTCGACTTCTAGGTGAAGGATCCATTGGGTGTGTTTATCGAGCAAAATATGCAGATGGAAAG GTATTGGCTGTAAAAAAATTCAACTCTTCACTTGTTAATGGTAGTCGTCCAGAGGAGTTCTCTCAGATTGTTTCAAGCATCTGCAAACTTCACCATCCAAATATTGCTGAGCTTGTTGGTTATTGTTCAGAACAGGAGCACATCTTAATATATGATTACTACAGAAACGGCTCTCTCCATGACTTTTTACACTTATCAGATGACTTCAGCAAACCACTAACTTGGAACACCAGAGTCAGAATTGCATTGGGAACCGCTCGGGCTGTTGA GTACCTACATGAAATTTGTTCTCCAACTATAATTCACAAGAATATCAAGTCCTCCAATATTTTGCTTGACACGGATCTGAATCCCCGTCTCTCAGACTATGGTTTGGCTTCCTTCCACCAg CGAACTAGCCAAAATCTTGGGGCAGGATATAACGCACCTGAGTGCGCAAAACCTTTAGCCTACACCCTGAAGAGTGATGTATACAGTTTCGGGGTAGTCATGCTGGAACTTTTGACAGGACGAAAGCCTTTCGACAG TTCGAAGCCAAAACAAGATCAGTGTCTTGTTCGTTGGGCTACCCCGCAGCTTCATGACATTAATGCGGTGGAGAAAATGGTGGACCCTGCCTTGCGGGGACTTTACCCTCCTAAATCACTTTTCCGATTTGCTGACATTATCGCCCTTTGTGTTCAG GCTGAGCCAGAATTTCGGCCACCTGTGTCAGAGGTGGTTCAGTCATTGGTGCGATTAGTTCAACGTTCAAGCATGAAAATGAGAGAGGATCTTGGAGGCTTCGGTCGGTTGGATGATTACGATGACTGA
- the LOC130745628 gene encoding protein STRUBBELIG-RECEPTOR FAMILY 5-like isoform X2, producing the protein MPYSFSQMSDLNHLNLAHNRLNNQLGDMFAKLTKLKELDVSFNSMSGNLPQSLKSLKSIKKLHLQNNQFSGSINVLASLPLEDLNVENNKFTGWIPEELKEIDSLQTGGNSWSTGQAPPPPPGTPPIKHHEKKGGSSVISGVVIAGIAFGVLAVIIVVVALSKRRRSSLPSSHFIDEERHSQHRSFTPLASQELCKDSGDDVSKEYKGFKSLDSTFDSTTIDIKTLQKTPSIGVRSSVSDCVQSYNDNEFANRLNSKRSTSVRCIPFSLSELQTGTANFASGRLLGEGSIGCVYRAKYADGKVLAVKKFNSSLVNGSRPEEFSQIVSSICKLHHPNIAELVGYCSEQEHILIYDYYRNGSLHDFLHLSDDFSKPLTWNTRVRIALGTARAVEYLHEICSPTIIHKNIKSSNILLDTDLNPRLSDYGLASFHQRTSQNLGAGYNAPECAKPLAYTLKSDVYSFGVVMLELLTGRKPFDSSKPKQDQCLVRWATPQLHDINAVEKMVDPALRGLYPPKSLFRFADIIALCVQAEPEFRPPVSEVVQSLVRLVQRSSMKMREDLGGFGRLDDYDD; encoded by the exons ATGCCCTATTCCTTTTCTCAAATGAGTGACCTCAACCACCT AAATCTTGCTCATAATCGGCTCAATAACCAGTTGGGAGATATGTTTGCGAAGCTCACTAAACTCAAAGAACT GGATGTATCATTCAATTCAATGTCAGGAAACCTGCCTCAGAGTCTTAAATCACTCAAAAGCATCAAGAAGTT GCATCTGCAAAACAATCAATTCTCCGGTTCAATAAATGTCCTTGCCAGCCTCCCGCTTGAAGACTT gaatgttgaaaataacaaatttACTGGTTGGATCCCTGAAGAGTTAAAGGAAATAGACAGCTTGCA AACTGGAGGAAATTCTTGGTCAACTGGACaagcaccacctcctcctcctggTACACCTCCTATCAAGCATCATGAGAAAAAGGGTGGATCGTCTGTTATTAGTGGAGTAGTTATAGCAGGCATAGCTTTTGGTGTGCTGGCAGTAATTATAGTTGTTGTTGCTCTTTCTAAAAGAAGAAGGTCATCTTTACCTTCTTCACATTTTATCGATGAAGAGAGGCACAGCCAGCACAGATCCTTTACACCCCTTGCATCGCAGGAGTTATGCAAAGATTCGGGTGATGATGTAAGCAAAGAATACAAAG GATTTAAGTCATTGGATTCCACATTCGATTCGACTACAATTGACATAAAGACTTTGCAAAAAACACCATCAATTGGTGTTAGGTCATCAGTCTCTGATTGTGTGCAATCCTATAATGATAATGAGTTTGCCAATCGTCTAAATTCTAAAAGAAGCACATCTGTCCGTTGTATTCCGTTTTCATTGTCAGAGTTGCAGACTGGTACTGCTAATTTTGCCTCTGGTCGACTTCTAGGTGAAGGATCCATTGGGTGTGTTTATCGAGCAAAATATGCAGATGGAAAG GTATTGGCTGTAAAAAAATTCAACTCTTCACTTGTTAATGGTAGTCGTCCAGAGGAGTTCTCTCAGATTGTTTCAAGCATCTGCAAACTTCACCATCCAAATATTGCTGAGCTTGTTGGTTATTGTTCAGAACAGGAGCACATCTTAATATATGATTACTACAGAAACGGCTCTCTCCATGACTTTTTACACTTATCAGATGACTTCAGCAAACCACTAACTTGGAACACCAGAGTCAGAATTGCATTGGGAACCGCTCGGGCTGTTGA GTACCTACATGAAATTTGTTCTCCAACTATAATTCACAAGAATATCAAGTCCTCCAATATTTTGCTTGACACGGATCTGAATCCCCGTCTCTCAGACTATGGTTTGGCTTCCTTCCACCAg CGAACTAGCCAAAATCTTGGGGCAGGATATAACGCACCTGAGTGCGCAAAACCTTTAGCCTACACCCTGAAGAGTGATGTATACAGTTTCGGGGTAGTCATGCTGGAACTTTTGACAGGACGAAAGCCTTTCGACAG TTCGAAGCCAAAACAAGATCAGTGTCTTGTTCGTTGGGCTACCCCGCAGCTTCATGACATTAATGCGGTGGAGAAAATGGTGGACCCTGCCTTGCGGGGACTTTACCCTCCTAAATCACTTTTCCGATTTGCTGACATTATCGCCCTTTGTGTTCAG GCTGAGCCAGAATTTCGGCCACCTGTGTCAGAGGTGGTTCAGTCATTGGTGCGATTAGTTCAACGTTCAAGCATGAAAATGAGAGAGGATCTTGGAGGCTTCGGTCGGTTGGATGATTACGATGACTGA